A portion of the Pectobacterium brasiliense genome contains these proteins:
- the panM gene encoding aspartate 1-decarboxylase autocleavage activator PanM, translated as MKLTVECLTQFSPQDKIDLAKIWPHQNIDLLEAGLKPTRRLFAARFNDRLLGGMLVEIAGDYAELSDLMVREVTRRRGVGQLLVDEARRQLPEVNEWWLATANHAAIKEDVLARFMVSCGFSPVSGGWRYIRRKETTLILDEINPDKPD; from the coding sequence ATGAAACTCACCGTTGAATGCCTCACCCAATTCAGCCCTCAGGACAAAATTGATCTGGCAAAAATCTGGCCGCATCAAAACATTGATTTATTAGAAGCGGGACTAAAACCAACTCGACGACTCTTTGCCGCGCGTTTTAACGATCGGTTACTCGGAGGAATGCTGGTCGAAATTGCGGGGGACTATGCAGAGCTGAGCGATCTGATGGTACGTGAAGTGACGCGCCGCCGGGGAGTAGGACAACTTTTGGTTGATGAGGCGCGCCGTCAGCTTCCTGAAGTGAATGAGTGGTGGTTGGCCACAGCGAATCATGCCGCGATCAAAGAGGACGTGCTGGCACGGTTTATGGTGTCCTGCGGATTCTCCCCCGTATCCGGCGGCTGGCGCTATATTCGCAGAAAAGAAACGACGCTGATTCTTGACGAAATCAACCCAGATAAGCCGGACTGA
- the ftsE gene encoding cell division ATP-binding protein FtsE — protein MIRFEQVSKAYLGGRQALQGVDFHLRPAEMAFLTGHSGAGKSTLLKLICGIERPSAGQILFGGHNISRLKKREVPFLRRQIGMIFQDHHLLMERTVYDNVAMPLIIAGASSEDIRRRVSAALDKVGLLDKAKNYPIQLSGGEQQRVGIARAVVNKPAVLLADEPTGNLDEALSEGILRLFEEFNRVGVTVLMATHDTGLIARRNYRVLTLSDGRMVGGNHNGE, from the coding sequence ATGATTCGTTTTGAACAGGTCAGTAAAGCTTACCTCGGTGGGCGTCAGGCATTACAAGGGGTCGATTTCCATCTGCGCCCCGCGGAAATGGCGTTCCTGACCGGCCATTCCGGCGCAGGGAAAAGTACCCTGCTGAAACTGATTTGTGGCATTGAGCGTCCCAGCGCGGGTCAGATTTTGTTTGGCGGTCACAATATCAGCCGCCTGAAAAAACGCGAAGTCCCGTTCCTGCGACGCCAGATCGGCATGATCTTTCAGGATCACCATCTGCTGATGGAACGCACGGTCTATGACAACGTCGCGATGCCGCTCATCATCGCGGGTGCCAGCAGTGAGGATATCCGTCGCCGGGTATCCGCCGCGTTGGACAAGGTTGGCCTGCTGGATAAAGCGAAAAACTATCCTATCCAGCTGTCCGGTGGTGAGCAGCAGCGCGTTGGCATTGCGCGTGCGGTGGTGAACAAACCCGCCGTATTGCTGGCAGATGAACCGACTGGCAACCTGGACGAAGCGCTGTCAGAAGGCATTTTGCGCCTGTTTGAAGAATTCAATCGCGTTGGCGTTACCGTTCTGATGGCGACGCATGACACTGGGCTGATCGCCCGCCGTAATTACCGTGTGCTGACGCTGTCGGATGGTCGCATGGTGGGGGGAAACCACAATGGCGAATAA
- the rpoH gene encoding RNA polymerase sigma factor RpoH, with the protein MTKDMQTFTLVPQGSLEGYIRAANAYPMLTAEEERALAERLHYQGDLEAAKHLILSHLRFVIHVARNYSGYGLPQADLIQEGNIGLMKAVRRFNPEVGVRLVSFAVHWIKAEIHEYVLRNWRIVKVATTKAQRKLFFNLRKSKTRLGWFNQDEVELVARELGVTSKDVREMESRMAAQDMTFDPTPEEDSHDGKAMSPMLYLQDKSSDFADGIEEDNWETHAADKLTYALEGLDERSQHIIRARWLDDDNKSTLQELADQYGVSAERVRQLEKNAMKKLRAAIEA; encoded by the coding sequence ATGACCAAAGATATGCAAACTTTCACCTTAGTTCCCCAGGGCAGTCTGGAAGGGTATATTCGTGCCGCCAATGCCTATCCGATGCTGACGGCGGAGGAAGAGCGGGCGCTGGCTGAACGGCTGCATTATCAGGGCGATCTGGAGGCTGCTAAGCACCTGATTCTGTCACACCTGCGTTTTGTTATTCACGTTGCCCGTAACTATTCCGGCTACGGCCTGCCGCAGGCGGACCTGATTCAGGAAGGGAACATCGGCCTGATGAAAGCGGTACGTCGCTTTAACCCTGAAGTTGGCGTGCGTCTGGTTTCTTTCGCCGTGCATTGGATCAAAGCCGAAATTCATGAATACGTGCTGCGTAACTGGCGTATCGTGAAAGTCGCGACCACTAAAGCACAGCGTAAACTGTTCTTTAACCTGCGTAAGTCAAAAACGCGCCTCGGCTGGTTTAATCAGGATGAAGTCGAACTGGTCGCCCGTGAGCTTGGCGTGACCAGCAAAGACGTGCGTGAGATGGAATCCCGTATGGCGGCGCAGGACATGACGTTCGATCCGACGCCGGAAGAGGATTCGCACGACGGCAAGGCGATGTCGCCGATGCTTTACCTACAGGATAAATCGTCTGACTTTGCCGATGGCATTGAAGAAGATAACTGGGAAACGCATGCGGCCGATAAGCTCACCTATGCGCTGGAAGGGCTGGACGAACGCAGCCAGCACATTATTCGCGCCCGCTGGTTGGATGATGACAACAAATCCACCTTGCAGGAACTGGCCGATCAATACGGTGTTTCCGCAGAGCGTGTGCGTCAGTTAGAAAAGAATGCGATGAAAAAACTGCGAGCGGCGATAGAAGCCTAA
- the ftsX gene encoding permease-like cell division protein FtsX, whose product MANNVRNAKKPVAKAKALRGGWQEQWRYAWMNTLADMLRQPLATFLTVMVIAISLALPSICYLVWKNVSQAATQWYPSPQLTVYLDKSLDDNAAQAVITQLQSEEGVDKVNYLSRNEAMGEFRNWSGFGGALDMLEENPLPAVAIITPKMSFQDSTTLTTLRDRVAATQGVDEVRMDDSWFARLVALTNLVGQISVTIGVLMVVAVFLVIGNSVRLSIFSRRETINVMKLIGATDGFILRPFLNGGAAMGVGGAVLSLILSQALVWKLGAVVTQVASVFGTTFAVKGLSWDESLLLLLIAGMIGWLAAWLATVQHLRRFTPQ is encoded by the coding sequence ATGGCGAATAACGTCCGTAACGCGAAAAAGCCTGTCGCGAAAGCCAAAGCGCTGCGCGGCGGCTGGCAGGAACAGTGGCGCTATGCCTGGATGAATACGCTAGCTGATATGCTGCGCCAGCCGCTGGCTACCTTTCTGACCGTGATGGTCATCGCCATCTCGTTGGCGCTACCTAGCATCTGCTATCTGGTATGGAAAAACGTCAGTCAGGCGGCCACACAGTGGTATCCCTCGCCGCAGCTGACGGTGTATCTGGATAAATCGCTGGATGACAACGCGGCGCAGGCGGTGATCACGCAGCTTCAATCTGAAGAGGGCGTTGATAAAGTCAATTACCTGTCGCGCAATGAAGCGATGGGCGAATTCCGCAACTGGTCCGGTTTTGGCGGCGCGCTCGATATGCTGGAAGAGAATCCGCTGCCGGCGGTAGCGATTATCACGCCGAAAATGAGTTTTCAGGATTCCACCACGCTGACGACGCTGCGCGACCGAGTGGCGGCGACGCAGGGCGTGGATGAAGTACGGATGGATGACAGCTGGTTTGCGCGGCTGGTGGCATTGACCAATCTGGTTGGGCAAATTTCCGTGACGATTGGCGTCCTGATGGTGGTTGCCGTCTTTTTGGTGATCGGCAACAGCGTGCGCCTGAGTATTTTCAGCCGCCGCGAAACCATCAACGTGATGAAGCTGATTGGGGCGACAGACGGCTTTATTCTGCGTCCGTTCCTGAATGGCGGGGCAGCAATGGGCGTAGGCGGCGCTGTACTGTCGCTGATTTTATCGCAAGCGCTGGTCTGGAAGCTGGGCGCCGTGGTGACGCAGGTGGCGTCCGTCTTCGGTACGACGTTTGCCGTCAAAGGATTAAGCTGGGATGAATCCCTGCTGCTACTGTTAATCGCTGGCATGATTGGCTGGTTGGCCGCCTGGCTGGCAACGGTGCAACATTTACGCCGTTTTACACCACAGTAA